GTTACCAATACACCCGCTGCCTTCCAATCAGTTGTGCTCACATCAGTGGCAATGATGACTGATTCTGTGCCGTGGTTGGCTTTGGTGCTGCTGGCGTAGTTGTACATTCCCTTGAGCAGGGTGTTGGCAGGACCAAAAGAGATAGTACCAATTGCCGACTCTTTATACAAGATGTCTCCGCCGCTCTCATGCGAGGTATACACCACTCTGATTCTGCCTATGGTTTCATTGAGAAGCACAATGGGCCGAGTGCCCTCCAATTCTGTGACTTGATAGGGACTGTCCCAGGTTCCGTTCGGACGGCGCACTAACAAGGCTAGCTTGTCATACCCAGGAGTGTCATATCCGGTCTTCACGGCGCAGTACAGGGTGCCATCACTGGCCACTGCCATGTTGATGTGATCATCCGCGAAGCCAGCACCTACGTGCTGGGCATACTGAGAAGCGGGTAACTCATCCTCAGACCAGGTAGTAGGACTTGCCCCGGTAATGTGCGTTTTCATACCGAACGATTCTGTTCTCTGGTTACTCCAGAAGACCGCTATTTTGTTTTGCGTGGGCAACGCGATAATGCCGCAGATGTCATCTTCGGCTATGCGGGAAGCAACCACTATGGGATCGCTCCAAGTGCTGTATGGACTGTCACTCCAGCGTACGTTCATTTCGCCGGGGGTGTCATAGGCAATCCACATCCTTCCGGCGTTGTCAATGTCCAGCGTGGCTGTTTCGCCGCCCTGGCCTAAGGTGAAGGCGGCTCTGGCGGTCCGCTGGCTCCAGAGTTTGTAATTTGAGGCAGCGGCATCATATTCCAGAGAATAAAGATAGGATTCATTGTCGCCTCTGTATAAAAGTACATGGACTACCTCTCCCACCACCTTGCAGTCTACCCGTGCCAGGGCACCCGCAGAAACGGTCAGCATTTTGGACCAGGTGGTGCCGTCCAATTTCCAGAGAAAGGTGCCTTCCTCGTTGGCCAAGATTGTCCAGAACTTGCCCGCATGGGACCATATTTTAGATTGAGGCTTGTCGGCCGTGTTGGTAGATATTGGCAAAGGAGTCAGGCTGGTCACCGATTTGTATTCCCCATCACCTAAGGGGAGTGTGGTAATTTGGGCGACTGCCTTAAAACCAATAAGCACTGAAAGTACTAAAATAAAAAGTAGATTTTTCTTCATTCCACATGCGTTGAGTAGTCAAACACCGGTCTCGCTTCCATCTGCTGGTGCAAAGTCCTTCGGGTGGAGGCTATGGCACACAGTAATCAGGTGGACGCCTTTTCACAATTCCATGAAGCCGTACGCAAGCAGATTTGCAAGCCATAGGCGCTGTAGGGCGGTAACTGGTAATAAGAAGGTGGTAAGCAGAATAAAGGGTACTGAGAACAGAGGGTATTCTCACTTTCGTGCAAGGAGTATACGTGTTGTAAGCCAGCCGGTTTAATTTAGAAGAGCTCCATTTTCCTTACACTTGTGGGGTAATGTAGGCAGCTGTCTGTCAGATTTACGGCTGGGTTACTTTAAGTGTGAGCTGGTAAAAGTGGGGAAAAGTAGGTTTGCTGATTTTCTGCCATCTACACGTTTTGGAACCCAATTGTCTTGGGTAACTTTTCATGGGAGTCTTGTAACCGCTTAAGAAATCAAACCACTATAAGATATGGGGATTCCCGAATGAGATACATAGGATGAAGTTAGGACTTTAATAGGAGAGTGCAGCGAAAGCATAGATATTACAAAGCGCTTAGAAAGATTTAAACCCGCTCAAACATCAGCTCAAGCGGGTTTTGAAAGTTAGTTTGCCTTCTAGGGAATTGAAATTTAGAACCTTATCTCCAGAATTTTAGGCACTTTGAAAGTCCATTGGAATGAGAAGCGGCCTTCCTGTAAGAGAGTCGCCATTTGATGAACCTTGTAAACAAACCTTAATCAGGGCGCTGTAAGGGGTAATGTTTGGTTCCAATTAAAACAATGGACAGTAAAACCCTTTAGCAAGAAGAATCCTTAGTTGTAAAATTATACTGTCTACGCTAAGAATGAACAATCAAAGGTCATTAGGCAACGTCAACTATTAACGTGAATGAGAGCAATCATCCGCCTTTTAGGAGGAGCAGTTTCTCTATAATTTTATTGCTACAGGGAGATTTCTATTGTTTGGTTTCTGGTAGGAATGACACAATCCCAACCCAAAGTTTCCTTTAGTTTTTTCTGAAATGCCAGTGTGGCGGTTGGTTCTCCATGTACCAGAAAAACCTGGTCGGGTGTCTCTTTTAACTCACTTAGCCAGTCTATCAGTTCTGCTTGGTCTGCATGCCCAGAGAGGCCTTCCAAGGAGAAAACCTCGGCACGTACAGGGTAGTGGTTGCCGTAGATTTTAATCTCTTTGGCGCCTTCTTCCAATTGCCGGCCCCGGGTGCCTTCTGCCTGGTACCCCGTCAAGAGAATGGTGGTAGCCGGGTCCTCGGCGTATTTTGTGAGATAGGTAAGAATACGCCCGCCGGTGACCATGCCGCTGCCAGCAATAACAATCTTGGGCTCTTTTTTGTCAATGATTTCCCAGGTTTCGCGGTAAGAGGTGACAATCCTGAAATCCTCACACATTTGCAGGCAGTCTTCTGGAGATAACTTGTGCCAGGGCTGGGCCTGGTAGAAAACCTTTAACACATCTGCCCCCATGGGCGTGTCTAGAATAATAGGCACGCGGTCTATTTTATTTTCTTTTTTAAGCTGCCAAAGCAGGTGCATTAAGGATTGCGCCCGCTCTACGGCAAAGCTGGGAATGAGCAAGGTGCCTTTTTTTTGCAGGGTGTGACGTACAAGGTCAGCCAACCGTTGTTTGGTGTATTCTTTTGGGTGCAGGCGGTCTCCGTAGGTGCTTTCCAGTAGTAGTATATCAGACTTTTCAGGTTTTTGAGGAGGATGTAACAATAGGTCATTGGGTCTGCCAATGTCACCGGAAAAGACAATGCGCTTGCCGGCTACCTCCAATTCAATGAAGGTGGCACCCAGTAGGTGCCCATTGTACCTGAACCGGCACTGCACGTTGTCGGCTAGGGGAATCCAATGATCCAAAGGTTTCATCCGGAACCACTTTAGCGTCTTCTCTACGTCTTTTAAATCATAGAAGGCCAAGGCAGGATGGTGCTTGGAGTAACCGTTCTCATTGGCCTGCTTGGCTTCCTCCTCCTGTATTTTGGCAGTGTCTTTTAAGATGATGGTGGCAATGTCAAGAGTAGGGTCTGTGCCCCAAATTTCTCCTCTAAATCCCCGTTTCACTAGCCTGGGCAAGTAGCCAGTATGGTCAAGATGGGCGTGGGTGAGCAACACCAGGTCAATTTCTTCTGGAGGGAAGGCAGGTGGTTCCCAGTTTAGCAGTCTTAGCTCCTTTAACCCTTGAAAAAGGCCACAGTCAATTAAAATGTTCTTGCCAGGTACCCTAAGCAGGTACTTGGACCCGGTAACGGTGCCGGCGGCCCCTAGAAATTGAAGAGAGATGGCAGTTTCCATGGTGTTGGTTTTATTTGTTAACGAGGGTTGTGTGCTGTAGGCTAAAAGCCTCTAGCATGATGCGTTTCAGCCTTTCCGGGCCAATTCCTAAGTCTTCCAGAATGCCCGGGTTATCGCATAGTTCGCGGCTGAGCACCAGTTTTTCTTCTAGCAGGCGTTGTTTCTCTGCGTGGGTAAGCGTGGTGAGGCTGGTAAGCGGATGGATGCCGCTGTGTTCCACCAGCTCCTTGAGGCCCTTCCCGTTTGGGTAGTTCCAGCCAAGCAGATGGAGTCCGGCACAGCGCCCGTACGTAATGGCGTCTTGTGAGAAGCGGGTGTTGGTGACAATCCAGCCTTGGTAAAACATCTTTTTGTTGCCAGCCTTCTTTAGAAGTTCAGCTTCCACGTCTTTGAACCTAGAATTGATGTACAGCGGAATTTTTACATTACATTGGTAGCTAGGCAGGTTATGGAATTTGCATTCAATGAAAAACTGCTGGTTTCCCTTGGTGGCGATCACATCAATTTCATGGGTAACGCAATGGCCTCTCATAATCTGGCTCACCACCACGTCAAATCCCTGGTAACGCATTAA
The nucleotide sequence above comes from Nibribacter ruber. Encoded proteins:
- a CDS encoding MBL fold metallo-hydrolase RNA specificity domain-containing protein — encoded protein: METAISLQFLGAAGTVTGSKYLLRVPGKNILIDCGLFQGLKELRLLNWEPPAFPPEEIDLVLLTHAHLDHTGYLPRLVKRGFRGEIWGTDPTLDIATIILKDTAKIQEEEAKQANENGYSKHHPALAFYDLKDVEKTLKWFRMKPLDHWIPLADNVQCRFRYNGHLLGATFIELEVAGKRIVFSGDIGRPNDLLLHPPQKPEKSDILLLESTYGDRLHPKEYTKQRLADLVRHTLQKKGTLLIPSFAVERAQSLMHLLWQLKKENKIDRVPIILDTPMGADVLKVFYQAQPWHKLSPEDCLQMCEDFRIVTSYRETWEIIDKKEPKIVIAGSGMVTGGRILTYLTKYAEDPATTILLTGYQAEGTRGRQLEEGAKEIKIYGNHYPVRAEVFSLEGLSGHADQAELIDWLSELKETPDQVFLVHGEPTATLAFQKKLKETLGWDCVIPTRNQTIEISL
- a CDS encoding T9SS type A sorting domain-containing protein, whose product is MKKNLLFILVLSVLIGFKAVAQITTLPLGDGEYKSVTSLTPLPISTNTADKPQSKIWSHAGKFWTILANEEGTFLWKLDGTTWSKMLTVSAGALARVDCKVVGEVVHVLLYRGDNESYLYSLEYDAAASNYKLWSQRTARAAFTLGQGGETATLDIDNAGRMWIAYDTPGEMNVRWSDSPYSTWSDPIVVASRIAEDDICGIIALPTQNKIAVFWSNQRTESFGMKTHITGASPTTWSEDELPASQYAQHVGAGFADDHINMAVASDGTLYCAVKTGYDTPGYDKLALLVRRPNGTWDSPYQVTELEGTRPIVLLNETIGRIRVVYTSHESGGDILYKESAIGTISFGPANTLLKGMYNYASSTKANHGTESVIIATDVSTTDWKAAGVLVTDPASVVTGNLDWNSGKNTHLTGLQAFPNPFSSTATLRFSLLQNSHYAASLYDSRGVKIRPLGNGRATKGTEITLPIDGASLSPGLYFIRLTTESGTVTTRMVHSIH
- a CDS encoding restriction endonuclease; this encodes MATPRSEIFITKSSGETAPFSYQKLKKSLHGAGASEAVIEDIISQVESELYPGMSTKRIYKKAFSLLKTKPGALAARYKLKSAIMELGPTGFAFERFVGALMRYQGFDVVVSQIMRGHCVTHEIDVIATKGNQQFFIECKFHNLPSYQCNVKIPLYINSRFKDVEAELLKKAGNKKMFYQGWIVTNTRFSQDAITYGRCAGLHLLGWNYPNGKGLKELVEHSGIHPLTSLTTLTHAEKQRLLEEKLVLSRELCDNPGILEDLGIGPERLKRIMLEAFSLQHTTLVNK